The Kocuria flava nucleotide sequence GTGCGGCGCGGCCGGGTCTCGTGGGTCGTCACCGACGCCGCCAACGCCGGGAAGTTCGCCTCCGTGCCGGGGGACTACGGGCTCGTCGTCGTCGGGGACGAGGCGGAGCTCGCGGCCGTGCCCGGGGGGCTGGGCCGGCCCGTGCACGCCTACGCCGAGGCGGCGCAGGCCCCCGGGGAGTTCGTCCCCGACGGGCCCACGAGCGCGCACGACCCGCTGCTGCTGTACTTCACCTCGGGCACGACCTCCCAGGCCAAGCTCGTGGAGCACACCCACTACTCCTACTCCTACGGGCACCTGTCCACGGTGTACTGGATGGGCCTGCGCCCCGGGGACGTGCACCTGAACATCGCCTCCCCGGGCTGGGGCAAGCACTCGTGGTCGAACTTCTTCGCCCCGTGGATCGCCGAGGCCACCGTCTTCGTGCACAACCAGGAGCGCTTCGACGCCGCCGGGCTGATGGCGCAGATGGACCGGGCCGGGGTCACCAGCTTCTGCGCCCCGCCCACCGTGTGGCGGATGCTCATCCAGGCCGACCTCGGGCAGGTGCGCCGCCCGCCGTCCTCCGCCGTCTCGGCGGGCGAGCCCCTGAACCCGGAGGTCATCCGGCGGGTGCAGGAGGCGTGGGGGGTGACGATCCGCGACGGCTACGGCCAGACGGAGACCACGCTGCAGATCGCCAACACCCCCGGTCAGCCGGTCGTCCCGGGGGCGATGGGCCGGCCGCTGCCGGGCTTCGTCGTCGAGCTCTTCGACCCGCAGACCGGGCGGCGGGCCGACGAGGGGGAGATCTGCCTGCGGGTCGACGACGACCCGCCGGGGATCATGGCCGGCTACATCGACGAGCCGGAGCGCACCGCGGAGGTCGTCAAGGACGGCTGGTACCACACCCGGGACATCGCCCGCCGGGACGAGCAGGGCGTCTACACCTACGTGGGGCGCACCGACGACGTCTTCAAGGCCTCCGACTACCGGATCTCGCCGTTCGAGCTGGAGTCCGTGCTCATCGAGCACCCGGCCGTGGCCGAGGCCGCGGTGGTCCCCGCCCCGGACCCGGTGCGCCACGCCGTGCCGAAGGCCTACCTCGTGCTCGCCGGCGGGGCCGAGCCCACCCGGGAGCTCGCGGGCGAGATCCTGCGCTTCGCCCGGGAGCACCTGGCCCCCTACAAGCGCGTGCGCAGGGTCGAGTTCACGGACCTGCCCAAGACGATCTCCGGGAAGATCCGGCGCGTCGTGCTGCGCGAGCGGGAGGAGGCCGCCGGGCGGGACGCCCCCGCGCCCGGCCGCCCGGACGCGGGGCTCGGCGTGGAGTGGACCGAGGCGGACTTCCCCGGCCTGCGCGGCTGAGCCGCGGGACGAGTGCCGCGCCGGGACCCGTGACCGCGGGTCCCGGCGCCTGCAATGTGACGTAACCCACGCGAGCACCGCTTCCCGGGTGTGGGCCGTTCGGGGGACGGGGTGGCGCGGGGCTCGTCCCCACTTCCTGCGACAGGAGCGGCCGGACATTACCCGGCGGTAAGCCGGGTGCCTTGGCAAACCCGTCATTGACCAGTGCAAACCCATGATTCCGGGTCTTTGTCGGCCGTTCGGCGGGCCGCACCGGGGACCGTGACAGGACCGGGGAACCCTGCCACGATGATCGTGATCGGCCGCCCCACGGGGAGGACCGAACGGCCCGCCGGGGGGCGGGCCGGACCGCGGTCCGTCGGGGGACGGACCGCCCGCACGAGGCATCGGGGGGTGCCGGTGCGGACCGGTCCGCCGGGAGGCGGACCACCGGGAGCGCCGCTGGGGAGCGGTGGTTCCCGCACAGGCGAGTCTCTGCTCGCCACCGGCCGCAAGGCCGGCCGGTGCGCCCGCTGCGGGGGCCGTCCGAGGAGGACGGGCAGCGGGCGCACCGCTCTGTCCGGGCTCCCCGCTCCACCTGCCGCCCGGCCCGTCCCGCGGGCGGTCCGCCCGGCACCGGGCGGCAGAGGACCGCCGACGACGTCGGGGGGCTCTGCGAGACTGGACCCATGACGAGCTCCTCCTCCCCGACCACGCTCCCGGCCGTCCCCGCGACCCCGGACCCGCGCCTGCACGAGGACGCGCTGGAGCTGCTGCGCGCCCTCACCGGCCGGGACGACGCCGCGTTCCACCCCGGCCAGTTCGAGGCCGTCGAGGCCCTGGTCGGCCACGGGCGCCGCGCCCTGGTGGTCCAGCGCACCGGGTGGGGCAAGTCCGCCGTCTACTTCCTCTCCGCGCTGCTGCTGCGCGCCCGGGGCCGCGGGCCGACGCTCATCGTCTCCCCGCTGCTGGCGCTGATGCGCGACCAGGTCGCCGCGGCCGAGCGCGCGGGCGTGCGGGCGGCCGCCATCAACTCCGCCAACGCCACCGAGTGGGGCGAGATCGCCGCACGGCTGGAGGCCGACGAGCTCGACGTCCTGCTCGTCTCCCCGGAACGGCTCAACAACCCGGTCTTCCGCGAGCAGCAGCTGCCGCGGCTCGTCGCCCGCCTCGGGCTGCTCGTGGTCGACGAGGCCCACTGCATCTCCGACTGGGGCCACGACTTCCGTCCCGACTACCGCCGCATCCGCGACCTCATCGCCCGCCTGCCCGCCCGGGTGCCCGTGCTGGCCACCACGGCCACCGCCAACGAGCGCGTCGTGGCCGACGTCGAGGAGCAGCTGGGGGTGCGCCTGGACGGCAGCGGCACGGGCGAGGTCTTCACCCTGCGCGGCCCGCTCTCGCGCGCCTCCCTGCGCCTGGGGGTGCTGCGCCTGCCGACCGCCACCGCCCGGCTCGGCTGGCTGCTCGAGCACCTCGGGTCCCTGCCCGGCAGCGGGATCGTCTACACCCTGACCATCAGCGCCGCCGAGGACACCGCCCAGGCGCTGGCCGCGGCCGGGATCCCCGTGCGGGCCTACACCGGGCGCACCGACCAGGCCGAGCGCGAGGAGCTCGAGGCGGCCCTGAAGAACAACGAGGTCAAGGCCCTGGTCGCGACCTCCGCGCTGGGCATGGGCTTCGACAAGCCCGACCTCGGCTTCGTGGTGCACCTGGGGGCGCCCTCCTCGCCCGTGGCCTACTACCAGCAGGTGGGCCGCGCCGGGCGCGCCACCGACAGCGCCGACGTCCTGCTCCTGCCCGGGGCCGAGGACCGCCAGATCTGGGAGTACTTCGCGACCGCGTCCATGCCCACCGAGCACAAGGCCGAGGCCGTGCTGGCCGAGCTGGGCGCCGCCGGCGGGCCGCTGTCCGTGGCCGTGCTCGAGTCGCGGGTCGACCTGCGCCGCAGCCCCCTCGAGCTGCTGCTGAAGGTCCTCGCCGTGGAGGGCGCCGTGGAGCGGGTCCAGGGCGGGTGGCAGGCCACCGGCGCGCCCTGGCGCTACGACGCCGAGCGCTACGGGCGGATCGGCGCCGCCCGCACCGCCGAGCAGGACGCGATGCTCGAGTACGAGACCACCGACCGGTGCCGCATGCAGTTCCTCGCCCGCCAGCTCGACGACACCACCGCCGAGCCCTGCGGGCGCTGCGACACCTGCGCCGGCGCCTGGTACCCCACCGCCGTGGACGAGACCGCGACCCGCTCGGCCGGGGCCGCCCTCACCCGCGTGGGCACGGTCGTGGAGCCCCGCGCCCAGTGGCCGACCGGGATGCCCCGGCTCGGGGTCGAGGTCAAGGGCCGGATCCCCGAGGGCGAGCGCGCCGAGGAGGGCCGGGCCCTCGCCCGCCTGACCGACCTCGGGTGGGGCAACCGGCTGCGGGAGCTCTTCCGCCCCGGGGGAGAGGGCGCGGTCGCCGACGGCCCCGTGGACCAGGCCCTGGGCCGCGCCTGCGTGCAGGTGCTCGCCGAGTGGCAGTGGCCGGCCCGGCCCGCCGCCGTCGTCTCCGTCCCGTCCCGGTCGCGGCCGCAGCTGGTGCGCTCCCTCGCCGAGGGCATGGCCGCCGTCGGGCACCTGCCCTACCTCGGTGCGCTCGAGGTCCCGGAGGGCCACCCCTCGGGCGGGCACGGCGGCAACAGCGCCTACCGGCTCGCGGCCGTGTGGGAGAAGTTCCGGGTGCCCCCGGAGCTGGCCGCCGCCCTCGAGGAGCTGCGGGGTGCACCCGTGCTGCTCGTCGACGACCTCGTCGACAGCCGCTGGACCCTGGCCGTCGCCGCCCGGGAGCTGCGCCGGGCCGGGGCCGGGCCGGTGCTGCCCTTCGTGCTCGCCGCCCAGGGCTGAGCCCCGGCGGGCGCCCCGGCGCCGTCTTGTACGCTGTCCAGCGTGCCGAACCCCGCCGCGCCGCTCGTCGACGTCATCATCCCCGTCCACACCCCCGCCCGGCCCGTGGACCGCGCGGTCGCGTCCGCGCTCGCCGGCGGCCTGCCGGCCGGTCCGGGCGGGGTGCAGGTCACGGTGG carries:
- a CDS encoding RecQ family ATP-dependent DNA helicase, which produces MTSSSSPTTLPAVPATPDPRLHEDALELLRALTGRDDAAFHPGQFEAVEALVGHGRRALVVQRTGWGKSAVYFLSALLLRARGRGPTLIVSPLLALMRDQVAAAERAGVRAAAINSANATEWGEIAARLEADELDVLLVSPERLNNPVFREQQLPRLVARLGLLVVDEAHCISDWGHDFRPDYRRIRDLIARLPARVPVLATTATANERVVADVEEQLGVRLDGSGTGEVFTLRGPLSRASLRLGVLRLPTATARLGWLLEHLGSLPGSGIVYTLTISAAEDTAQALAAAGIPVRAYTGRTDQAEREELEAALKNNEVKALVATSALGMGFDKPDLGFVVHLGAPSSPVAYYQQVGRAGRATDSADVLLLPGAEDRQIWEYFATASMPTEHKAEAVLAELGAAGGPLSVAVLESRVDLRRSPLELLLKVLAVEGAVERVQGGWQATGAPWRYDAERYGRIGAARTAEQDAMLEYETTDRCRMQFLARQLDDTTAEPCGRCDTCAGAWYPTAVDETATRSAGAALTRVGTVVEPRAQWPTGMPRLGVEVKGRIPEGERAEEGRALARLTDLGWGNRLRELFRPGGEGAVADGPVDQALGRACVQVLAEWQWPARPAAVVSVPSRSRPQLVRSLAEGMAAVGHLPYLGALEVPEGHPSGGHGGNSAYRLAAVWEKFRVPPELAAALEELRGAPVLLVDDLVDSRWTLAVAARELRRAGAGPVLPFVLAAQG
- a CDS encoding AMP-binding protein, which translates into the protein MVEAHPTSTASGAEQDVSRQYEAVRDRLVELREDYERACEEFRWPRMERFNFALDWFDHVAADPRRGARDALWIVDQDGTETRRTFRELSAASDRTASWLRGLGVGRGDRILLMLGNRLELWETQLAGMKLGAPVIPTAVMMPPADLEDRVRRGRVSWVVTDAANAGKFASVPGDYGLVVVGDEAELAAVPGGLGRPVHAYAEAAQAPGEFVPDGPTSAHDPLLLYFTSGTTSQAKLVEHTHYSYSYGHLSTVYWMGLRPGDVHLNIASPGWGKHSWSNFFAPWIAEATVFVHNQERFDAAGLMAQMDRAGVTSFCAPPTVWRMLIQADLGQVRRPPSSAVSAGEPLNPEVIRRVQEAWGVTIRDGYGQTETTLQIANTPGQPVVPGAMGRPLPGFVVELFDPQTGRRADEGEICLRVDDDPPGIMAGYIDEPERTAEVVKDGWYHTRDIARRDEQGVYTYVGRTDDVFKASDYRISPFELESVLIEHPAVAEAAVVPAPDPVRHAVPKAYLVLAGGAEPTRELAGEILRFAREHLAPYKRVRRVEFTDLPKTISGKIRRVVLREREEAAGRDAPAPGRPDAGLGVEWTEADFPGLRG